A genomic region of Melanotaenia boesemani isolate fMelBoe1 chromosome 21, fMelBoe1.pri, whole genome shotgun sequence contains the following coding sequences:
- the LOC121631942 gene encoding transmembrane protein 100-like, with the protein MAHLFLASKISMPDDLNKGGTRVPKSAVRMPTAIPAEKMSQDKHKKDCGVVVTTRVPHINEVQLMAATGGAEMSCYRCTVPFGVVILIAGIVVTAVAYTFNSHGSTISVLGLVLLSTGLGLLGSSIVCWRIRLRKKRDKRRESQTALMASQGYCVA; encoded by the coding sequence ATGGCTCACCTGTTCCTCGCCAGTAAGATCTCCATGCCGGACGATCTTAACAAAGGCGGCACCAGGGTCCCGAAGAGCGCCGTCAGGATGCCGACGGCCATCCCTGCTGAGAAGATGAGCCaggacaaacacaaaaaggacTGTGGCGTCGTCGTGACGACACGCGTCCCACACATCAATGAAGTCCAGCTGATGGCGGCAACCGGCGGCGCCGAGATGTCCTGCTACCGCTGCACAGTGCCTTTTGGCGTAGTCATCCTCATCGCCGGCATCGTGGTGACGGCGGTGGCCTACACCTTCAACTCCCACGGCTCCACCATCTCCGTGCTGGGACTGGTTCTGCTGTCTACCGGTCTGGGCCTGCTGGGATCCAGCATCGTCTGCTGGAGGATCcgactgaggaagaagagggatAAACGACGGGAGAGTCAGACGGCCCTCATGGCCAGTCAAGGGTACTGCGTGGCCTGA